A single region of the Ahaetulla prasina isolate Xishuangbanna chromosome 13, ASM2864084v1, whole genome shotgun sequence genome encodes:
- the PATL2 gene encoding protein PAT1 homolog 2 translates to MAEGGEVAGAPDVILEDYFMMEEDTEEEPVIDKATEEDEIDLYINLMFTSAYPEDHRAKALAKESQKVASVDPGEREVADAGGEEETGTSDMEPMVEEDGGLPQKSQLRFAYGTMEVEEEEEEEEVTGHVKVPTSKNAGELHDLDDPAIMSAVRSHLLLEKEDSAVLESKVANHLSGFSPDYLPHSKCCMWSPSLRRGPSLSMIQALERISRSRADLDFLTSPVPTSYLDSPDVHCSPFCGQTLNATPQRFMRQQPPAMSPSLRSPYPFTPPRRIHRPFGLSQMSGYASPPPFQPFFSNASSPTWALTHTPETPPFSPLSGSQQKISLPSAMTQLHPLHQRFLTQRQRGQEARLPSVDSKQPEVDPFSALMTPIEKDWVIKVQMLQLQSENPQRDDYYYQEYYRKLEHKQAEKGLLAGSKPEFPKLVTPYIQRVETYESVVRIPGSLGQVAMSTCYSPRRAIDAVHHFSLEQAVGNQRLQVLYQIEKMYLLLLEMEDVQRKLDQAPEEMQPQLREKLLHVIERTYQALRIEERSGEGEVKEEFLQILLVGKGKRLVARLLPHLSLEQAKTTLVTIVQHLAVLIKKDLLEETLSVLYNPLCDTIRQLTFRELMDVLQELTQLQPDSVKQSLALVFSNKFAISLLYLLLSHGERCFSSDTSPKPDSKDLEKWVDLVLLVARELSQIPKTSMVEPLHLPSNLLFLFCRYVDKDIVNRLDVQMD, encoded by the exons ATGGCCGAAGGAGGCGAAGTCGCGGGGGCGCCGGACGTG ATCCTAGAGGATTATTTCATGATGGAGGAGGACACGGAGGAAGAACCGGTGATTGACAAAGCAacggaagaggatgaaattgatctGTATATTAACTTAATGTTCACTTCAG CCTACCCTGAAGACCACAGGGCAAAGGCCTTGGCAAAGGAATCTCAGAAAGTGGCTTCAGTTGACCCCGGGGAACGGGAAGTGGCCGATgctggaggagaagaggagaccgGAACTTCAGACATGGAACCGATGGTAGAAGAAGATGGAGGTCTTCCCCAAAAGTCTCAGCTCCGGTTTGCTTATGGCACCATGgaggtagaagaagaagaagaagaagaagaggtgacCGGCCATGTAAAGGTGCCTACAAGTAAGAATGCAGGAGAACTGCATGACTTGGACGATCCGGCTATCATGAGTGCTGTACGCAGTCATCTTCTGCTGGAG AAAGAAGATTCCGCTGTTCTCGAAAGCAAAGTGGCCAACCATCTTTCAGGTTTTTCTCCCGATTATTTG ccccATTCGAAGTGTTGTATGTGGAGTCCAAGTCTGAGGAGGGGCCCGTCGTTATCTATGATACAG GCTCTAGAAAGGATCTCTCGATCCCGTGCCGATCTAGATTTCTTGACTTCACCGGTGCCGACCAGCTACCTCGATTCCCCTGATGTGCACTGCTCGCCTTTCTGTGGGCAGACTCTGAATGCCACTCCCCAGCGTTTCATGCGTCAA CAACCTCCAGCGATGTCACCTTCCTTAAGATCGCCTTATCCGTTCACTCCACCCCGCAGGATACATCGTCCGTTTGGCCTTAGTCAG ATGTCAGGATATGCTTCTCCACCTCCGTTCCAACCATTCTTTTCCAATGCCAGCAGCCCAACATGGGCTTTGACGCACACCCCCGAAACACCACCCTTCAGCCCACTGAGTGGCAGCCAACAGAAGATCAG CTTGCCCAGCGCAATGACCCAATTGCATCCCTTGCATCAGAGATTTCTGACCCAAAGACAGCGAGGACAAGAAGCGAG ACTTCCCTCTGTGGACTCCAAGCAACCAGAAGTGGatcctttctctgctctcatGACTCCGATTGAAAAAGATTGGGTGATAAAGGTCCAGATGTTACAGCTGCAGAGCGAAAACCCTCAGCGGGATGATTATTATTACCAG GAGTATTATCGCAAGCTGGAGCACAAACAAGCCGAGAAAGGACTCCTGGCAGGGAGTAAACCAGAGTTCCCTAAGCTAGTCACCCCATATATCCAAAGAGTGGAGACCTATGAATCTG TAGTGCGGATTCCAGGATCCTTAGGACAGGTAGCCATGTCTACGTGCTACAGTCCCCGCAGGGCTATCGATGCCGTGCACCATTTCTCGCTGGAACAG GCGGTGGGAAATCAACGGCTACAAGTCCTGTACCAGATTGAGAAA ATGTACCTTCTGCTTCTGGAGATGGAGGACGTTCAGCGGAAACTGGATCAGGCCCCAGAAGAGATGCAACCCCAGCTACGTGAGAAACTCCTCCATGTGATAGAGCGCACCTATCAAGCACTGAGAATTGAAGAGCGTTCTGGGGAAGG aGAGGTAAAAGAGGAATTTCTACAGATTCTACTGGTAGGAAAAGGGAAGCGGTTAGTGGCCCGGCTTCTGCCACATCTGTCCCTGGAGCAAGCCAAGACGACTCTTGTCACCATTGTGCAACACCTAGCAGTGCTTATCAAGAAGGACTTGCTGGAGGAG ACCCTCTCTGTCCTCTACAATCCTCTCTGTGACACCATTCGACAGTTGACATTTAGAGAGTTGATGGATGTCCTCCAGGAACTCACCCAGTTGCAGCCTGATTCTGTCAAGCAGTCCCTCGCTTTGGTCTTTAGCAATAAG TTTGCCATCTCGCTGCTGTACCTGCTCTTAAGCCATGGTGAGAGATGCTTCTCTTCGGATACATCCCCAAAGCCTGATAGCAAAGACTTGGAAAAATG
- the B2M gene encoding beta-2-microglobulin, whose protein sequence is MASKELLLWCVVLVWVSGLTEALEKPPTVQVYSRYPITIGKENILHCFAESFHPPKINVTLLKNNAEIPNVKQSDLSFKEDWTFQLLTHVAVVPNGKDEYSCTVSHQALKEPMTVKWEQDY, encoded by the exons ATGGCCTCCAAAGAACTTCTCCTCTGGTGCGTCGTGCTGGTGTGGGTCTCCGGCCTGACGGAAGCCTTGGAAA AACCTCCTACAGTGCAAGTGTATTCCCGCTACCCTATAACCATCGGCAAGGAGAATATTCTGCACTGCTTCGCGGAGAGTTTCCACCCTCCAAAAATCAACGTTACCCTTCTGAAGAATAACGCTGAAATACCCAACGTCAAGCAGTCCGACCTCTCTTTCAAGGAAGACTGGACCTTCCAGCTTCTGACTCACGTTGCGGTGGTTCCCAATGGAAAAGATGAATATTCGTGCACCGTGAGCCACCAAGCGCTCAAAGAACCCATGACTGTGAAATGGG AACAGGATTACTAA